Genomic DNA from Rhodoferax mekongensis:
CGTTCGTGTCCCCCGCGCTGCGCGCTCCTCCTTGACCTCACTATGCAGAACACCCCGCCCACAGCTTCCGATGGTCTGGACAGAGTCGGGCATTAAATGCAGGTTCGCATTCGATTCCAGCAGTGGAACAGGGGGGAGTCCCACAGCGAGGTCAAGGCGGAGGCCGAAGGCCGGGGGACACGAGCGGCGGGGCTCACCCCTGTTCCGCTGCGGGCATGTGCAACAGCACCTCAGGTCAAACAAGACTTAGGGCAACTGCGCGTCCTTCATCCGCGCCACGATGGTGCCGGCGCGGCTGCTCAGGTAGCCCGAGTTGGGTGTCTTCTCGAAAAATTTGGGGCGTGGCAACATCACGGCCAAACGGGCCGCCTCGTAGGCGCTGAGCTTGCTGGCGGGCTTGCGGAAATAGTGCTGGGCTGCAGCTTCTGCACCGAATACGCCTTCACCCCATTCCACGCTGTTGAGGTAAATCTCCAGGATGCGCTGCTTGCTCAGCAAATGCTCCAGCAACATGGTGAGCACAAACTCCTGCCCCTTACGAAGCAGTGTCCGCTCACCCGACAAAAACAGGTTCTTGGCCAGCTGCTGGGTGATGGTGGAGCCGCCCACAATCTTGGGCGGCTTGGTCGTTTTGCGCTGCTCGGCACGCTGTTCCGCCTTGGCGTTTTTGGCCCAGGCCTTCTCCAGGGCATCCCAGTCGACGCCATCATGCTGGCTGAAACCATCGTCTTCAGAGGCAATGACGGCGCGCTTCAGGTTGTCAGAGATGCGGTCATAAGGCATCCATTCCTGCCGCCATCGCAAGGCGCCGGTTTCGGTCGTGACCCGGTACGCCTCGGAGCGCTCAAAGGCGGTGGACTGCGGGTCTAAGACCACCATGGTGGCAATGCGGCCCACGAAGTACAACTGCAGCGCTACAAAAGCCAGCGCGCACAGCACGACCAAACGCAGCACCTGCTTCATTGTGAGGTTGAGGACGAGACCTTTGCTTCCAGCGTCTCTTCGCGGGTGAATTTAAAGCGGGACACCACCAGAATCTGGTCGGCCTGGCGGCGCATGGCTGCATTGAAGTTCCCGAAGGGGCCTGCAGACCGCGCAATAGCCTGCGCCCGCTTGTCGAGCACCGGATTGCCGGAGCTCTGCACGACTTCGGTGTCGAGTACGCGCCCATCGAAGTTGATGGTGACGATCATGGTCAGCTCGCCGTAGAGCTTTTTGCCGCCGCTTTGCGGAAAGTTCTCGGTGCCTTTTTCTTCAATGGACTGGCGCAGCTGGTCGTAGTACACCGCATACACCTCTTCACGCACGGCTGGGCTCACATACCGCTTTTTGGGCCGTGAATTTTCCATGTTGATGCGCCGCTCAATCTCGGCCAGCAGCTTGATGAGCTGTTTGCGCTTTTCTTCCCGCTCGGCGGCCTCTGCCTTGTCGGCCAGCTTGCTGGGGTCGGGTGGGGGCAGGGCGGCGAGCTGGTTTTTGACCTGCGCGAGCAACAGGTTCTGCTGCTCCTGCAGGCTTTGGAGCTTGCGGGCGCTTTCTTCTTCCAGCGAGTCGCCGATATCCGTCAGCGCGGACGGGGGCAGCGGGCTGGTCGCGCGGCCTTTTTCCACATCGCCGCCGCCGGCCATATTGGTCTGGGCGATGGCCTGCGCTTTGTCCGGTTTCTCGTTGCTCTTGGCATTGACCAGGATGACTTCCAGCGGCTTGTCTTCAAACACGCGGTTGAAAGCCTCCGGATCCACAAAGCGCACTGTCAGCAGCACTCCGTGTATCGCGATGGATACACCCAGGGCCCATTGAAGTGTGGTGAGTTTGGGGAGCGTCACGGGGTGGGATTATCGCCGCCGGCTTCAGGCGCTTCGTTCACATCCACCGCAATCGCGATCGGGCCGGCCACCTCGTCGTCGCCGTCGTCCTCTTCGTCCTGGTTGTCGGCTTCCACCGGAGCATCCAGACGTTCCAGCACCGTGCCTTGCACATCCAGGGTGATGAGGTCCATCTCCCCCAGCTTGACGCGCACCTTGGCGTGGCGGGGCAGTCCCTGCGCACCCAGGACGGGCAGCACCAGCGGAATGTCGTCCGCGCGCACCATGCCGTCTTTGAACAGGCTGGCGGTGAGCTCGGTGATGCCGTGCTGCTGCGCGTAACGCATGGTCCAGAACCGCTCCATGGCGCCCTGATAGCCGTTGTAGGCGCTGTAGGCCGCATCAAACGACGAGATGATGGCGAACAGCTCCGCGTCCTTAGGCTTAAAGGGGGCGACCAAAGCCGCCGTCTTGCCATGGCGGGCACAGGCAATGATCTGCCACTGGTTGACCAGGTCGGTGTAGCGGCGCAGTGGCGAGGTCGCCCACGAATACGCTTTGACGCCGATACCCGCATGCGGCAAGGCCTTGGTGCCCATGCGTACCTTGACGCCGGGTGCCAGCGATGCCTGGCTTCGGTAGATGCCGGGCACGCCCATCTCGGCGAGCCAGCTGCCCCAGGTGCTGTTGGCCAGAATCATGGCTTCGGCCACGATCAGGTCCAGCGGGGCGCCGCGCTGGCGGATGCTGATGAGCACCGTCTCGTCGCCTTGCGGCTCAGCGCCGTCGTTGCCTTGCAGGCGGAAGTTGTAGTCCGGGCGGTTGAAGGTCTCGGGTTTGCCGCGCACGATCTCGCGCTTGGCTTTCAGGTCGCGCGCCAAGCGGTGCAAAAATGATAGCTGCTCGCGCAGACCTGCTGCGGGCTGGACGTCATTGTCATGGTTAAACGACGCGTCGGTCAGCCACTGCTCGGTGACCACGCTGTCGAGCTGGTCGTGGCGCAGATTGTGGGCAATCGGCACACGTTCCAGCTTGGTCTCGCTGTTGGTGATCTCCAGCGTCTCCTCGTTGAAGGTGACATAGAGCGAGACGGACGGGCAATCCCTCCCTTCCATCAGGGTGTAGGTCTGCACTACCTCGTCGGGCAACATGGTGACCTTGTAGCCCGGCATGTACACCGTGGACAGGCGGGCGCGGCCCAGCACGTCCACCGGGCTGCCGGGCTGCACGGCCAGGCCGGGCGCGGCGATGTGGATGCCCACGGTCACGGTGCCGGAGCCCAGGCCTTGCACGCTCAGGGCGTCGTCAATTTCAGTGGTCTGGGAATCGTCAATCGAAAAGGCCTGTAAGGCCGCCACCGGCAACTCGTCGGCAATGGCGGGTGCGCTAATGGCGGGAAAGCCGGTGCCCTTGGGGAAGTTCTCCAGCAAAAAGCGTTTCCAGTGGAACAGGTAGGGCGAAGCAATCGCACCGGCCTTTTGCAGCAGATCAAGAGGCGCAATGTGGGTGGTCCGGCTGGCCTCGACCACGGCCTTGTACTCAGGGGCGTTCTTGTCCGGCTTGAACAGGATCTTGTACAGCTGGTCCTTGATAGCCTGCGGGCAGCTGCCCGCAGCCAGCTCTTGGGCCCAATGGTTGATTTGCTCGGCAATCAGGCGCTTTTTCTCAATCGCAGCCAAAGCCTGGGCAATGATTTCGGCAGGCGCCTTTTTGAAGCGACCTTTGCCAGCACGGCGGAAGTAGTGCGGGGTGTCGAACAGCTTGAACAGCATGCCCGCCTGCTCCGCCTGGCTGGCTTGGGCGGAAAAGTAGTCTTTGGCCAGGTCCGCGAAGCCGAACTCTTCGTCGGGCGCGAACTCGTAGGCCATATCCAGCTCGATGCCGGCTGCCTGCGCTTGGGCGGCCGCAACGAACTCCGCCGGAGCGGGCTTTTCAAACTTGATCAGGATGTTGGCGCCCTTGACTTTGACGCGCTTGCCGGAATCCAGCTCCACCTGCGCAGAGGCTTCCGCCTCGGACAGGACACGGCCGGCCATGAATTTTCCGGCTTCTTCAAACAGTACAAACATAGGGGGAGATTGTCCCCGCAAAACTACCCGCTCCGGATGCAGGGGCTTGCACCCCTCATTTGTTCGGGGGCAGCCCCATAAACCGGGCGAAATCCGGCAGGTATTCCTCAAAACCGGTCAGGGCATGGTCCCCGCCTTCCAGCAGCGTGACCTGCGTGTGGCCGTAGCGGGCATGCATTTCGCGCCAGTCCAGTACCTCATCCCCTTTGGCCAGGAGGGCGCGGTAGCGCTGTGGGTGCTGCAATTCGCCGACCTGCAGGGTGCGCAGCTCGTCTACATATTCGGGCAAAAAGAAAAAGCTTTCCTCAGGGGCATGCCATTGGCGGTTCTCGCCTATGTATTTGCCCAAATCCCGTGCAGGGTCCACTGCCGGGTTGATCAGCATGGCCCGACATTCTGTGGCCTCGGCTATGTGGGTGGCATAGAAGCCACCCAGCGAGGAGCCGACGACCGCCATGCTGTCGCGCGGCCAATCCGCAATACCGTTCAACAACAGCTCCATCGCTGCCCTTGGTGAGGGGGGCAGCTGCGGGCACCACCAATGCACCTGCGGGTGCTGCTGCGCCATGTACGCCGCCATGGCCTGTGCTTTGTGCGAATGAGGCGACGAGCGGAAACCGTGAAGGTAGAGGAGGTGGGTGACGGACGCAGTGGACATGCCCGAGATGGTAAGGGCGAAAAAAAGCCCCGCAGCTGCGGGGCCGGTACTTGTGGGGTGGGCGCCGCGTGTCAGGGGAGTTGCTTGGTCCAAACCGCCTGATTGCCGAGTGCCGTCGTTACTACCCGGATGTATGCCGCTGTGGCAGATCCAGAGTATCCAAACCCGTTGTTGCCAAAGTTGGATGCAATAGATTCAGGTGCGTTGAAGGTACATGTGGTCTCCCTGCTGGCTCCGATGGGAGGTTGTTCTGCCCCCAGGATGGGGGTGTTGCCATTCCATACCTGAATCCCGCAATGTTCCACGCGTGAGCCATATGCGCTTCCCTGTGTGTAATTGAAGGTGATTTGCCCGGTAAGGTCTGTGTCGTGCAATGCCTGCACGCTGGCAAAACTAGACGGGGTGGTTGCTCCCAACGTGGCGAAGATATTGCTGGCATTGCTTTGCGCAAACGTCTTCGAAATGGGGACTGCGCTTGTCTGGAACGGGAAAACGCTCACGACAGTGGTCGAGTTGCTGGATACGGTCCAGAGGTATATTTTTCCCGGAGCGGTCTGCGTTTCGTCTATGCAAGGTGTGCCTGCGGCTGGTGGTGTTGTCAAAGCGGCCAAATCCTGACAACTTTCTATGGCATCACTTCCAGTCCCATAGTAAGCCTGCCCCTCTGCCAGAACCAAAGCAGCGGTGTTGGGATTCTGAACCAGTTTGACCCGGGTCGATGCACCTACCGGGGTGCTGGCGTTGCCGCTATAAACAGCCAGTCCTGCCCCACGCACTGTCACAAACGCGTTGGCACCTCCCACAGCGATGGCTTTGGCTTTTTCCATATGGAACGGCCAACTGCGTGTGTAGGTGCCATTCGCGTTGCGGTTGATGCGTGCGTTCATGTGCGGAGCGGCTTGACTCTGGCTGCCCGCCATTTTCCAACCACCCGCGCATCCTGAATAAGCACTACCCTTGATCATCTTCATGAGCCAAGTACCCGCATCCCCTGATGCCCGGACCTTGATCCACGCCGAGCCACTGGCACTGTCATAGGCGGTAGTGCTGCGGCTGTTAAAGATGGTCCGCTGAGAGCTTCCGAAATTGGCATTGTTGTTACTGGTGTCAATCTGGCTGATTTCGCCTGCGCTGAAGGGCGACATGTCTTTGGGCGCAAACCCGGCGACGTCCAGTTTGAACCCCTCGATGACCTGTGAGCCGCCATCAGAAAAGGCAGACGCAAAGCTTGATTGTGTCAATTGCGCATGCGTAAAGGTAGCATCCAAAAATTCGGTCACCCTGCTGAGCGATGGCGCAGAGAGGGGCGCTGCATACAAAGCGTTAAAGGCTGAAAAGCAGGTCTTGATTTCAGAAAGTGCGGTATTGGCGGCATCCGCTGCAGTTGCCTCGGTGGAAGAGGCCGGCGTTGGAGCTGTGGTCGCCGTAGCCCCGGCAGTTGCTGGTAAGGTGACGCTTCCAATTTGGGTGTTGGTTGCAATCAGGGTGACGGTCGCCATGTCCGACTGTGCGGTGGCAGGAGTCACGGAAATCTGGTCCAGCACTTTGTCCATGCCCGTGCCGTTAGCGGTGAAGGCGCCCGTGAGGGGGTTTGCGTTTCCCGGGTTGATGGTGCTGATCATGTTCATCACATCGCTCACGGCGGCGTTCAGCTTGCTGCTGTTTGCCGCGTCACTCAGTGCCGTCAGACAGGCCGCAGGCGCTGTGGTTGATGGTGAGACGGGCGTACAAAGGTCGCTCAAGGTGCTACCTGCCGGGCGACCTGCGGCGGTGGAAACAATAAGGTCTGTGAGCGGAGTGATGTTGACGGTTTGGCCCACTGAAGTCGCCACGGAGGTTAGGACAATCTGCTTGCCCCCTGATGTGCCCGTGATACTCAAGATAAACGGAGCAGCCATCCCGGACACATCCACTGTGAATGCCCCCGTGCCGCTTGTCGTTGCAGCTGGTGAGATTTTCCCGTTCACGTCGATCGCGTAAACCGTTCCGGAAATGGCTGCGCCGACTGCCGCCGTACCTGTCAATGTACTGCTAGAGGTAGAGCTACCTCCACTACCACTACCACTACCACTCCCACCTCCACCACATGCCGCCAATACAAGGGCGCTCAGTAGGTTCAATGCAAATACTTTCGATCGAAAAAGTCGGGACATGGAAGCTCCGTGGTTGAAATCGGTAGCTTTGAGTTTTCCGGCTTCTGCTGCTTTTTGATATCCCATGAATATGTGATTCCAGCGACGCCTGCATCGCGCTATGCTCAAGCCTCCGTTTGGCTTGCTGGAGCGTACGACCCGTGTGGCGTGTTCTGATCGTTGAAGACGACCCGTCAACCCGTGACTTCTTTGCGCGGAGTGTCGTCGCCTGCCCGGAGTTGCGCTTGGCGGCTGCCTTGGCCTCGGTCGCTCAGGCTAGGGAGTGGCTGGTAGCTCATTCGCCCTCCATCGATGTGCTCTTGACGGACTTGGGCCTACCCGATGGAAGCGGCTTGGAGGTGATACGTCTGGTACGCACCCTGAACCCGGCCTGTGAACCTCTGGTGATTTCCATGTTCGGTGATGAAGACAATGTATTGGCCAGCATTGAGGCCGGTGCTCTTGGGTATATCCACAAAGACTCAGCTCCCGCGGACGTAGCCCAGACGATTCTGGACATGCGCGCGGGAGCGTCTCCGATTTCACCCATGATCGCTCGCCGTGTGCTGGCGCGTTTCCGGGGCAACGCTTCGTCTTTGGTGCCCAATCCGGTCTTGTCGCCGGTTACATCTGCGCAAGCAGCTCCTGAAAAGATAGCGGATGAGGTGATATTGACCCCCAGCGAACAGGAAGTTTTGGGCCTGATCGCCCGCGGGTTTTCGTACGCAGAAATCGCCCGTTTGCGCGGTACCAGCGTACACACCGTGCAAACGCATATCAAAAAGCTCTATGCAAAATTGAGTGTGAATTCCAAGAATGCGGCTGTGTTTGAAGCAACCCGGATGGGCTTGCTGTGACAAAAACGGCATTCATTCGGGCATGCAAATGGGCGTTTCTGGCGTGCGTACTTTTGCTGCACTCTGTACGTGCGCAGGAAGTACGTTTTGACAACGCGACAATTACCACGATGATGGAGGGCGTTACAGCGAGGGACGTGGTGACTTTGCCGTTTCGCTGGGACTTGCAATATCCCGGGCATGCCGGCCACGCCAATCTGGAGTTTGAATTCATGAAGGCTCAGTTGCCGCCGGCGCCCTGGGGCTTGTACTTGCCGAAGATTGGCACCGCTTACGTAGTCACACTCAATGGTGCCGTCATTGACCACGACGGTAGCATGGAACAGTATGGTGGCGAGGACACTGGGAAAGGCCCGCGCCTGATTGCTGTGCCCGACGAGCTCGTCAGGTCCCACAATGTTCTGAACATCCGCGTGCGTGCTGATAGTGGCCGAAAAGCGGGGGTAAGTACAGTGGTCCTTGGCGGATGGACGGAGACGCAGGCTCAGTATTGGCAATACTGGCGGTTCCGTACGCTGGGCCTGATCGCCGTCGTCATCTTCAACCTCTTGATCGGAACCCTTTGCTTTGCACTGTGGCTGACGCAACCCGGCTATTTGGGTGGGATGGAGGAGCGGCGCGACCCCTTGTACCTGCTCAGCGCTTTGGCTGAATTTTGTTGGGCGCTGCGTGTTTCAGATTCATTGATCGCTACTCCCCCTTTGCCCTGGCCGGTATGGGGCACAGTACCTGTCCTAGCTTTGGGTGCCTGGGGTTGCCTGACGGCGCTTTTTTGCATGGAGGTGGTGCGATGGCGGAACGCCCGGTGGGCACCGGCCTTGCGCGCTTGGATGGCTTGCCTGATGCTGGCCGGGGTGGTGATGGTGACCTGGGGATTGGTGTGGGGCGTGCCTGCGTTGGTGACAGTGTGGTACGCCCTGACTGGCTTAACCTTTCTGGTCTTCAGCATGGTGT
This window encodes:
- the mtgA gene encoding monofunctional biosynthetic peptidoglycan transglycosylase codes for the protein MKQVLRLVVLCALAFVALQLYFVGRIATMVVLDPQSTAFERSEAYRVTTETGALRWRQEWMPYDRISDNLKRAVIASEDDGFSQHDGVDWDALEKAWAKNAKAEQRAEQRKTTKPPKIVGGSTITQQLAKNLFLSGERTLLRKGQEFVLTMLLEHLLSKQRILEIYLNSVEWGEGVFGAEAAAQHYFRKPASKLSAYEAARLAVMLPRPKFFEKTPNSGYLSSRAGTIVARMKDAQLP
- a CDS encoding energy transducer TonB → MTLPKLTTLQWALGVSIAIHGVLLTVRFVDPEAFNRVFEDKPLEVILVNAKSNEKPDKAQAIAQTNMAGGGDVEKGRATSPLPPSALTDIGDSLEEESARKLQSLQEQQNLLLAQVKNQLAALPPPDPSKLADKAEAAEREEKRKQLIKLLAEIERRINMENSRPKKRYVSPAVREEVYAVYYDQLRQSIEEKGTENFPQSGGKKLYGELTMIVTINFDGRVLDTEVVQSSGNPVLDKRAQAIARSAGPFGNFNAAMRRQADQILVVSRFKFTREETLEAKVSSSTSQ
- a CDS encoding ribonuclease catalytic domain-containing protein; this encodes MFVLFEEAGKFMAGRVLSEAEASAQVELDSGKRVKVKGANILIKFEKPAPAEFVAAAQAQAAGIELDMAYEFAPDEEFGFADLAKDYFSAQASQAEQAGMLFKLFDTPHYFRRAGKGRFKKAPAEIIAQALAAIEKKRLIAEQINHWAQELAAGSCPQAIKDQLYKILFKPDKNAPEYKAVVEASRTTHIAPLDLLQKAGAIASPYLFHWKRFLLENFPKGTGFPAISAPAIADELPVAALQAFSIDDSQTTEIDDALSVQGLGSGTVTVGIHIAAPGLAVQPGSPVDVLGRARLSTVYMPGYKVTMLPDEVVQTYTLMEGRDCPSVSLYVTFNEETLEITNSETKLERVPIAHNLRHDQLDSVVTEQWLTDASFNHDNDVQPAAGLREQLSFLHRLARDLKAKREIVRGKPETFNRPDYNFRLQGNDGAEPQGDETVLISIRQRGAPLDLIVAEAMILANSTWGSWLAEMGVPGIYRSQASLAPGVKVRMGTKALPHAGIGVKAYSWATSPLRRYTDLVNQWQIIACARHGKTAALVAPFKPKDAELFAIISSFDAAYSAYNGYQGAMERFWTMRYAQQHGITELTASLFKDGMVRADDIPLVLPVLGAQGLPRHAKVRVKLGEMDLITLDVQGTVLERLDAPVEADNQDEEDDGDDEVAGPIAIAVDVNEAPEAGGDNPTP
- a CDS encoding YqiA/YcfP family alpha/beta fold hydrolase produces the protein MSTASVTHLLYLHGFRSSPHSHKAQAMAAYMAQQHPQVHWWCPQLPPSPRAAMELLLNGIADWPRDSMAVVGSSLGGFYATHIAEATECRAMLINPAVDPARDLGKYIGENRQWHAPEESFFFLPEYVDELRTLQVGELQHPQRYRALLAKGDEVLDWREMHARYGHTQVTLLEGGDHALTGFEEYLPDFARFMGLPPNK
- a CDS encoding response regulator transcription factor, with the translated sequence MWRVLIVEDDPSTRDFFARSVVACPELRLAAALASVAQAREWLVAHSPSIDVLLTDLGLPDGSGLEVIRLVRTLNPACEPLVISMFGDEDNVLASIEAGALGYIHKDSAPADVAQTILDMRAGASPISPMIARRVLARFRGNASSLVPNPVLSPVTSAQAAPEKIADEVILTPSEQEVLGLIARGFSYAEIARLRGTSVHTVQTHIKKLYAKLSVNSKNAAVFEATRMGLL
- a CDS encoding sensor histidine kinase, whose translation is MLHSVRAQEVRFDNATITTMMEGVTARDVVTLPFRWDLQYPGHAGHANLEFEFMKAQLPPAPWGLYLPKIGTAYVVTLNGAVIDHDGSMEQYGGEDTGKGPRLIAVPDELVRSHNVLNIRVRADSGRKAGVSTVVLGGWTETQAQYWQYWRFRTLGLIAVVIFNLLIGTLCFALWLTQPGYLGGMEERRDPLYLLSALAEFCWALRVSDSLIATPPLPWPVWGTVPVLALGAWGCLTALFCMEVVRWRNARWAPALRAWMACLMLAGVVMVTWGLVWGVPALVTVWYALTGLTFLVFSMVFTKRSFGRGGTLAGRLLAGAVLLNAAVGIADLVRLRTSAGTGDVSALYYSSMLFGMVIGYIVIARFRSASARARELLQTLEQRVRDKEAELSASYAQLTEQSKEQARVAERTRILRDMHDGVGSHISAAIRQLEGGLSPKEDVLQTLQESMDQLKLSIDSMHLPAGDINSVLANVRYRMEPRLVSSGISVAWDVDWLPLISRWDEKATRQLQFMVYECISNVLQHAQASEIRIRAHQEAALAVVTIIDNGRGFDVESGGQRGLQTLRQRAQSLGAQLQLRSRPGETSVEIAVAWG